In one Trichlorobacter lovleyi SZ genomic region, the following are encoded:
- a CDS encoding FtsB family cell division protein, which yields MTGIRITRRTWLIPAICLAFILFFTVFGERGLLRIYEMRQEKQRIEHTVADLRIENQKLRSSIEALRSDRHQLERIARKELGLVRPNEVIYQFPPSGSK from the coding sequence ATGACCGGAATCCGCATCACACGCCGCACCTGGCTGATCCCAGCCATCTGCCTTGCCTTTATCCTGTTTTTCACGGTATTCGGCGAACGCGGTCTTTTGCGCATTTACGAAATGAGGCAGGAAAAACAGCGCATTGAACATACTGTGGCTGACCTGCGTATCGAAAACCAGAAGCTGCGTTCTTCAATCGAGGCATTGCGCAGTGACCGTCATCAGCTTGAGCGGATTGCCCGTAAAGAGCTGGGGCTGGTCCGCCCCAATGAAGTCATCTATCAGTTTCCGCCGTCCGGGAGCAAGTGA
- a CDS encoding UDP-glucuronic acid decarboxylase family protein, translated as MRILVTGGAGFLGSHLCERLLNEGNDVICLDNLFTGSKDNIIHLMDNHRFELIRHDIVEPILLEVDRIYNLACPASPVHYQYNPVKTVKTSVMGMINMLGMAKRVKARILQASTSEVYGDPQVHPQKEEYWGNVNPIGIRSCYDEGKRVAETLMMDYHRQNKVDIRIIRIFNTYGPRMAENDGRVVSNFMLQALKNEDITVFGEGRQTRSFCYVSDLIDGMIRMMENEQDFIGPVNLGNPVENTILEFAEKIITITGSKSKIIYKPLPQDDPKQRRPDITLAQEKLGWQPSIDLETGLKATADYFAARCNRG; from the coding sequence ATGCGTATTCTCGTCACCGGCGGCGCGGGCTTTCTGGGCAGTCACCTCTGTGAGCGGCTGCTCAATGAAGGCAATGACGTCATCTGCCTGGACAACCTCTTTACCGGCAGCAAAGACAACATCATCCACCTGATGGACAACCATCGCTTTGAGCTGATCCGTCACGACATCGTGGAACCGATCCTGCTGGAGGTGGACCGGATCTACAATCTGGCCTGTCCCGCTTCGCCGGTGCACTACCAGTACAACCCGGTCAAGACCGTCAAGACCAGCGTGATGGGGATGATCAACATGCTGGGGATGGCAAAACGGGTCAAGGCCCGTATCCTGCAGGCCTCTACCTCGGAGGTCTACGGTGATCCCCAGGTCCACCCCCAGAAGGAGGAATACTGGGGCAACGTCAACCCGATCGGTATTCGCAGCTGCTACGATGAAGGCAAGCGGGTAGCCGAGACCCTGATGATGGACTACCATCGCCAGAACAAGGTTGATATCCGTATCATCAGGATCTTCAACACCTACGGCCCCCGCATGGCGGAAAACGACGGCAGGGTGGTATCCAACTTCATGCTGCAGGCCCTGAAAAACGAAGACATTACGGTCTTCGGCGAAGGCAGGCAGACCCGCTCCTTCTGCTACGTCAGCGACCTGATCGACGGCATGATCAGGATGATGGAAAATGAGCAGGACTTCATCGGCCCGGTCAATCTGGGGAACCCGGTTGAAAACACCATCCTTGAATTTGCTGAAAAAATCATTACAATAACCGGCTCAAAATCAAAGATAATATACAAACCGCTGCCTCAGGATGACCCGAAACAACGCAGACCGGACATCACCCTGGCGCAGGAGAAACTTGGTTGGCAGCCGTCCATAGACCTTGAAACAGGCCTGAAGGCCACAGCGGACTACTTTGCAGCACGCTGTAACAGGGGTTGA